One genomic segment of Acidobacteriota bacterium includes these proteins:
- a CDS encoding protein kinase, translated as MATTPPPRAGQRLSHYDIGELLGAGGMGEVYRATDVRLGRAVALKFLRGAADAASKARLLREARAASLLDHPNICTIYEVDETDAGEVFIAMAYYAGETLDRTVAQGALSLPRALAVAVQAGRGLGAAHDELIVHQDVKPANLLLTRGDTVKILDFGIATSLAEARSAPDGFVLGTPAYMSPEQLGRQRVDQRTDIWSLGAVLYEALTGIAPFRGDGLQEVVDAVLYHQPPPASSLRSGVPSALDRVIDRALAKDPGERYERIESMVHDLLDVQSAIDSRATTLRVRPAAARASIAVLPFEDLSQAKDQGFLCDGIAEEILRTLSRIPDLAVASRTSAFQYRHQTVDVREIGGRLNVATVLEGSVRRAGDRVRIWVQLVSVDNGYRLWCERYDRHIEDIFAIEDEIAERIASALAVTLRARQRGPAGGPDAPEAEAYELYLQGRQFFHQHRRKAFETALQVFGRAIEVSPGYARAYAGIADCHSFLNLYFGRSAESARAADEASRRALELAPDLSDAEASRGLALLVAGDLDRAEPHLRRAIELDPRLYEPHYIFGRVSFARGQHADAAEHFREACALVPEAYDAWYLLGMCYRKLGDPMRARNASFECIEAAKKYLRVHPDDTRAWTMGAAVLAEMGEADRASTWLGRALALDADEPIIRYNAACVYVALGRHDEAIACLEAAFREGALAFDWARNDPDLDPLRDDPRLQRLLDAAPPGG; from the coding sequence ATGGCCACCACCCCGCCCCCCCGTGCCGGCCAGCGCCTCTCACACTACGACATCGGCGAGCTCCTCGGCGCCGGGGGGATGGGCGAGGTCTACCGCGCCACCGACGTGCGGCTCGGCCGCGCGGTGGCCCTGAAGTTCCTGCGCGGCGCAGCCGACGCCGCGTCGAAGGCCCGGCTGCTTCGCGAGGCGCGCGCGGCCTCCCTGCTCGATCATCCCAACATCTGCACGATCTACGAAGTCGACGAGACCGACGCGGGCGAGGTCTTCATCGCCATGGCCTACTACGCCGGCGAGACGCTCGACCGGACCGTTGCGCAGGGCGCGCTGTCGCTCCCCCGTGCCCTCGCCGTCGCGGTCCAGGCCGGACGCGGGCTCGGGGCCGCGCACGACGAGCTCATCGTGCACCAGGACGTGAAGCCGGCCAACCTGCTGCTGACGCGGGGCGACACCGTCAAGATCCTCGACTTCGGCATCGCCACCTCGCTTGCCGAAGCTCGGTCGGCACCGGACGGATTCGTGCTCGGCACGCCCGCGTACATGTCGCCCGAACAACTGGGGCGGCAGCGTGTCGATCAGCGCACCGACATCTGGTCGCTCGGTGCCGTGCTGTACGAGGCCCTCACCGGCATCGCCCCGTTTCGCGGCGACGGGCTGCAGGAGGTGGTCGACGCGGTGCTCTACCACCAGCCGCCGCCCGCGTCGTCGCTTCGCTCCGGCGTGCCGTCGGCGCTCGACCGGGTGATCGACCGCGCGCTCGCCAAGGACCCCGGCGAGCGGTACGAGCGGATCGAGTCGATGGTGCACGACCTGCTCGACGTGCAGTCGGCCATCGACTCGAGGGCGACGACGCTGCGCGTGCGACCGGCCGCCGCGAGGGCGTCGATTGCCGTGCTGCCGTTCGAGGATCTGAGCCAGGCGAAGGACCAGGGCTTCCTCTGCGACGGCATCGCGGAAGAGATCCTGAGAACGCTCAGCCGCATTCCCGACCTCGCGGTCGCGTCGCGCACCTCGGCGTTCCAGTACCGCCACCAGACGGTCGACGTCCGCGAAATCGGGGGGCGGCTGAACGTCGCCACCGTCCTCGAGGGCAGCGTCCGGAGGGCGGGCGACCGCGTGCGCATCTGGGTGCAGCTCGTCAGCGTCGACAACGGCTACCGGCTGTGGTGCGAGCGCTACGACCGGCACATCGAGGACATCTTCGCCATCGAGGACGAGATCGCCGAACGGATCGCGAGCGCCCTCGCCGTCACGCTGCGGGCGCGCCAGCGCGGGCCGGCGGGCGGTCCGGACGCCCCCGAGGCCGAGGCGTACGAGCTCTACCTCCAGGGACGGCAGTTCTTCCACCAGCATCGCCGCAAGGCGTTCGAGACGGCGCTCCAGGTCTTCGGCCGGGCGATCGAGGTCAGCCCGGGGTACGCACGAGCCTATGCGGGCATCGCCGACTGTCACTCGTTCCTGAACCTCTATTTCGGTCGCTCGGCCGAGTCGGCACGCGCCGCCGACGAGGCCAGCCGACGCGCGCTCGAACTCGCGCCCGACCTGTCCGACGCGGAGGCCTCGCGGGGCCTCGCGCTGCTCGTCGCCGGCGACCTGGATCGGGCCGAGCCGCACCTGCGTCGCGCGATCGAGCTCGACCCGCGGCTCTACGAGCCGCACTACATCTTCGGGCGCGTGTCGTTTGCCCGGGGCCAGCACGCCGATGCCGCGGAGCACTTCCGCGAGGCGTGCGCTCTCGTGCCCGAGGCGTACGACGCCTGGTACCTGCTGGGGATGTGCTATCGCAAGCTGGGCGATCCGATGCGCGCGCGAAACGCGTCGTTCGAGTGCATCGAAGCCGCCAAGAAGTACCTCCGCGTTCACCCCGACGACACCCGCGCGTGGACGATGGGCGCCGCGGTGCTCGCCGAGATGGGCGAGGCCGATCGGGCCTCGACGTGGCTCGGACGGGCGCTCGCGCTCGACGCCGACGAGCCCATCATCCGCTACAACGCCGCGTGCGTGTACGTGGCGCTCGGGCGGCACGACGAGGCCATCGCGTGTCTCGAGGCCGCGTTCCGCGAGGGCGCACTGGCCTTCGACTGGGCGCGCAACGATCCCGATCTCGATCCCCTGCGCGACGACCCTCGGCTGCAACGTCTCCTCGACGCCGCCCCGCCCGGGGGGTGA
- a CDS encoding nitronate monooxygenase: MANLPVIIQGGMGVGVSSWRLARAVSSQGQLGVVSGTALDQVLARRLQDGDPGGHMRRGLEAFPVPDMAERVWDAHYIAGGKPERTPYVKLPMPSLDAPRHLTELCVVANFVEVHLARQGHGHPVGINYLEKLQPPHLPSLYGAMLAGVEYVLMGAGIPMKIPGALDALARHEPASYPLQVTGAEAGAAHLLRLVPRDLVPCDLPDLRRPMFLPIVASATLATTLLRKANGRVDGFVVEGYTAGGHNAPPRGKLQLSADGEPIYGERDQVDPDAFREMGVPFWRAGGYGTREGLRDALAQGATGVQVGTAFALCAESGLRDDFKRAVRANAARLEVRVVTDARASPTGFPFKVVQLEGTMSEAAEYVARPRICDLGYLREAYVTPEGTVGYRCASEPVSTFVAKGGKVEDTVGRKCICNALMATVGHPQIRAGRHLEPGVVTSGDALVHLVDASASNGRPHTAADVIRSLLDESI; this comes from the coding sequence ATGGCCAATCTTCCCGTCATCATCCAGGGCGGCATGGGCGTCGGCGTGTCCAGTTGGCGCCTCGCCCGGGCCGTTTCCTCTCAGGGACAGCTCGGCGTCGTCTCCGGGACGGCCCTCGACCAGGTCTTGGCCCGCCGGCTCCAGGACGGCGATCCCGGGGGCCACATGCGCCGCGGCCTCGAGGCCTTTCCCGTGCCGGACATGGCCGAGCGTGTGTGGGACGCGCACTACATCGCCGGTGGCAAACCGGAACGCACGCCGTACGTCAAGCTCCCGATGCCGAGCCTCGACGCCCCGCGTCACCTCACGGAGCTGTGCGTCGTGGCCAATTTCGTCGAGGTCCATCTCGCCCGACAGGGCCACGGGCATCCCGTCGGCATCAACTACCTCGAGAAGCTGCAGCCGCCACACCTTCCATCGCTCTACGGTGCCATGCTGGCGGGCGTCGAGTACGTGCTGATGGGCGCGGGAATCCCGATGAAGATTCCAGGCGCGCTCGACGCGCTCGCCAGGCACGAGCCGGCCAGCTATCCGCTGCAAGTGACCGGTGCCGAGGCCGGGGCCGCCCACCTGCTGCGACTCGTGCCTCGCGACCTCGTCCCGTGCGACCTGCCCGACCTCCGGCGGCCGATGTTCCTGCCCATTGTCGCGTCCGCCACGCTCGCCACGACGTTGCTCAGGAAGGCCAACGGCCGCGTTGACGGATTCGTCGTCGAGGGCTACACGGCCGGTGGGCACAATGCACCGCCGCGAGGGAAGCTCCAGCTTTCGGCCGACGGCGAACCGATCTACGGCGAGCGCGATCAGGTCGACCCCGACGCGTTTCGCGAGATGGGGGTCCCGTTCTGGCGGGCCGGCGGCTATGGCACGCGGGAGGGGTTGCGCGACGCACTGGCCCAGGGCGCCACCGGCGTGCAGGTGGGGACGGCGTTCGCGCTCTGCGCCGAGTCGGGGCTTCGTGACGACTTCAAGCGGGCGGTCAGGGCGAACGCCGCCCGGCTGGAGGTCCGGGTCGTGACCGACGCGCGGGCATCGCCGACCGGGTTCCCGTTCAAGGTGGTCCAGCTCGAAGGCACGATGTCGGAGGCGGCCGAGTATGTCGCGCGGCCGCGGATCTGCGATCTCGGCTACCTGCGTGAAGCCTACGTGACCCCCGAAGGCACCGTGGGATACCGGTGCGCCTCCGAACCCGTCTCGACGTTCGTCGCCAAGGGCGGGAAGGTCGAGGACACGGTGGGCAGGAAGTGCATCTGCAACGCACTGATGGCGACCGTCGGCCATCCACAGATCCGCGCCGGTCGGCACCTCGAACCAGGCGTCGTCACCTCGGGCGATGCGCTCGTCCACCTCGTGGACGCCAGCGCGTCGAACGGACGGCCGCACACCGCAGCCGATGTGATCCGATCGCTGCTCGACGAATCGATCTGA
- a CDS encoding nitroreductase family protein encodes MDAITCLKTRRSIRTYAPGVVPRPVIEDLIDCARLAPTAMNRQPWRFVVVEDAATRARIAELTGHAAFIAKAAACIAVFVEAGDYWVEDGCAATMNLLTAAHAHALGACWVAAHPLAYAEPIARLLGAPDGHTLLSLVAVGHPAEAPEPEKRPLTDVLAWERF; translated from the coding sequence ATGGACGCGATCACCTGCCTCAAGACCCGCCGCAGCATTCGAACCTACGCCCCCGGCGTCGTGCCCCGCCCCGTCATCGAGGACCTCATCGACTGCGCGCGCCTCGCGCCCACGGCGATGAACCGTCAGCCCTGGCGCTTCGTCGTCGTGGAGGACGCAGCCACGCGCGCCCGGATCGCCGAGTTGACCGGCCACGCGGCGTTCATCGCGAAGGCCGCCGCCTGCATCGCCGTTTTCGTCGAGGCGGGCGACTACTGGGTGGAAGACGGTTGTGCCGCGACGATGAACCTGCTGACGGCCGCGCACGCCCACGCGCTCGGCGCCTGCTGGGTTGCGGCGCACCCGCTCGCCTACGCCGAACCGATCGCGCGCCTGCTCGGCGCGCCGGACGGCCACACGCTCCTCTCGCTCGTCGCCGTGGGACATCCGGCGGAAGCGCCGGAGCCGGAGAAGCGCCCGCTCACCGACGTGCTCGCGTGGGAACGCTTCTAG
- the speB gene encoding agmatinase codes for MSRPRLIGVPYDLSSSYLRGPADAPPLIRAALRSPAGHSWTEHLRQLDGPDGLGDDGDLSLPAGPERWAFIETRIAELLADGWCPLVLGGDHSVTYPVVRAVHRRHPGLTILHVDAHPDLYDEFDGDRYSHACPFARIMEEGLATRLVQVGIRTLNDHQQRQATRFGVEIVDMGAWSAGARPSVDGAVYLSIDLDGLDPAYAPGVSHREPGGLTTREVLTLVQQAGGVLVGADVVEYNPRQDLAGLTASVAAKIVKEVASRMMARPA; via the coding sequence GTGTCCCGACCCCGCCTCATCGGCGTGCCGTACGACCTCAGCTCGTCGTACCTGCGCGGTCCGGCCGATGCGCCACCGCTCATCCGGGCCGCGCTGCGGTCACCAGCCGGCCACTCGTGGACCGAGCACCTGAGACAGCTCGATGGCCCGGACGGACTGGGTGACGACGGCGACCTGTCGCTGCCCGCGGGCCCCGAGCGCTGGGCGTTCATCGAAACACGCATCGCCGAGCTGCTGGCCGACGGGTGGTGTCCACTGGTGCTCGGTGGAGACCACTCCGTGACGTATCCAGTCGTCCGAGCCGTGCACCGGCGACATCCCGGCCTCACGATCCTGCACGTCGATGCCCATCCGGATCTCTACGATGAGTTCGACGGCGACCGCTACTCGCACGCGTGCCCGTTCGCACGAATCATGGAGGAGGGCCTCGCCACGCGGCTGGTCCAGGTCGGCATCCGCACGCTGAACGACCACCAGCAGCGCCAGGCGACTCGCTTCGGCGTCGAGATCGTCGACATGGGCGCGTGGTCGGCCGGCGCGCGCCCCTCGGTCGACGGCGCCGTCTACCTGTCGATCGACCTCGACGGGCTGGATCCCGCGTACGCGCCGGGCGTCTCCCACCGCGAACCCGGGGGGTTGACGACGCGCGAGGTGCTGACGCTCGTGCAGCAGGCGGGAGGCGTGCTCGTCGGGGCGGACGTGGTCGAGTACAACCCCCGGCAGGACCTGGCGGGCCTGACCGCTTCGGTCGCCGCCAAGATCGTGAAGGAGGTGGCCAGCCGGATGATGGCTCGCCCCGCCTGA
- a CDS encoding aminotransferase class I/II-fold pyridoxal phosphate-dependent enzyme, whose translation MAFQNFELEHYQSQFEHRVEFNLADSSVEAVTLREWLDEDEIARVLDTKLSYSEVNGTVSLRRAIAALYPDASAEHVLVTVGCAEANALVCATLLEPGDEVVVMAPGYRQVWGLAVNAGCLVHEARLQPEAGWRFDLDAFDALVARRPRLVSITNPNNPTGTILSDEERTHVVAACRASGAWLHVDEVYSGTELDGVETPSFWGGYDRLVCTNSLSKAYGLAGLRVGWVVASPDVIEALWRRHEYAVIAASGPSMVLAEVALSRGKRAGLLERQRRLSIDGREVLAAWVATHDRLVSWTPPPATSMGFVRCQVDLPSSEVAERVRRHASVLVAPGSALGLEHYLRITVGYPVTEVRMALDRIGRVLDGLAG comes from the coding sequence ATGGCGTTCCAGAACTTCGAGCTCGAGCACTACCAGTCGCAGTTCGAGCACCGCGTCGAATTCAACCTGGCCGACAGCTCCGTCGAGGCCGTGACCCTCCGGGAGTGGCTCGACGAGGACGAGATCGCGCGGGTCCTCGACACGAAGCTGTCCTATTCCGAAGTCAACGGCACGGTCTCCCTGCGCCGAGCCATCGCCGCGCTCTACCCTGACGCGAGCGCGGAACACGTGCTCGTGACCGTGGGGTGCGCCGAGGCCAACGCCCTCGTGTGCGCCACGCTGCTCGAGCCGGGCGACGAGGTGGTCGTCATGGCGCCGGGCTACCGGCAGGTGTGGGGACTTGCCGTGAATGCCGGCTGCCTCGTCCACGAGGCGCGCCTGCAGCCCGAGGCCGGGTGGCGGTTCGACCTCGATGCCTTCGACGCCCTCGTGGCGCGGCGGCCCCGGCTCGTGTCGATCACCAATCCCAACAACCCGACCGGCACGATCCTCTCGGACGAGGAACGCACGCACGTCGTCGCCGCGTGCCGAGCGTCTGGTGCCTGGCTGCACGTGGACGAGGTGTATTCCGGCACCGAGCTCGACGGCGTCGAGACGCCTTCCTTCTGGGGCGGGTACGATCGCCTCGTCTGCACGAACAGCCTGTCGAAGGCATACGGCCTCGCGGGGCTCAGGGTCGGCTGGGTCGTGGCGTCGCCCGACGTCATCGAGGCCTTGTGGCGACGGCACGAGTACGCGGTGATCGCGGCGAGCGGGCCGTCGATGGTGCTCGCCGAGGTCGCGCTCTCGCGCGGCAAGCGTGCCGGGTTGCTCGAGAGGCAGCGGCGGCTCTCAATCGACGGACGCGAGGTGCTGGCGGCGTGGGTCGCCACGCACGATCGGCTCGTCTCCTGGACGCCGCCACCGGCGACGTCCATGGGCTTCGTGCGGTGCCAGGTCGATCTGCCGTCGTCTGAGGTCGCCGAGCGCGTTCGGAGGCACGCCTCGGTCCTCGTGGCGCCGGGATCGGCGCTCGGGCTCGAGCACTACCTGCGCATCACGGTGGGGTACCCGGTGACGGAAGTCCGCATGGCGCTCGACCGCATCGGCCGCGTGCTCGACGGACTGGCGGGGTGA
- a CDS encoding zf-HC2 domain-containing protein gives MTPGAPDDRFVSDVLARTSGEVCAGARLRLAGHIDDPPDPTGRALLDEHLRHCPGCRAVADMLASLRAKLPALAEGDPGPGFAGRVLAATSQRARELRWYDGWLERWQTVSGRPRFAWEAAYGLTLLFVLLVGDPVRAWDRTAGRLERWTLPAFELRLPEAPAALARADGRGWPRLDTVRDWLDARAREWDGTRRAPETAPWTRAWTTLTEAASHWGRRALDWLDELVATFRPAHTEPADAPVRSRDRTETTP, from the coding sequence ATGACACCCGGGGCACCCGACGACCGCTTCGTGTCGGACGTGCTGGCGCGCACCTCGGGAGAGGTCTGCGCGGGCGCCCGGCTCCGGCTGGCCGGGCACATCGACGATCCGCCCGACCCGACCGGTCGGGCCCTGCTCGACGAGCACCTGCGGCACTGCCCCGGCTGCCGCGCGGTGGCCGACATGCTGGCCTCCCTCCGTGCGAAGCTGCCGGCACTGGCGGAGGGTGATCCGGGCCCCGGCTTCGCCGGGCGGGTGCTGGCGGCGACATCCCAGCGGGCGCGCGAGCTCCGGTGGTACGACGGGTGGCTGGAGCGCTGGCAGACGGTGTCCGGGCGGCCGCGGTTCGCGTGGGAGGCGGCCTACGGGCTGACGCTCTTGTTCGTGCTGCTCGTCGGCGACCCCGTGCGCGCGTGGGACAGAACGGCGGGCCGGCTCGAACGCTGGACGCTGCCGGCCTTCGAGCTGCGGCTGCCCGAGGCGCCCGCGGCGCTCGCACGAGCCGACGGTCGCGGCTGGCCCCGCCTCGATACGGTACGCGACTGGCTCGACGCGCGAGCGCGTGAGTGGGACGGCACCCGCCGAGCCCCGGAGACCGCGCCGTGGACGCGCGCCTGGACGACGCTCACCGAAGCGGCCAGCCACTGGGGCCGGCGTGCGCTCGACTGGCTCGACGAGCTCGTCGCCACGTTCCGCCCGGCGCACACCGAACCCGCGGATGCGCCCGTGCGTTCCAGGGATCGAACGGAGACGACCCCATGA
- a CDS encoding RNA polymerase sigma factor — METLDLDTLLARCQDGDDLAWEAFVRRFQGRVYAIASGYVVDRDEARDLAQDVFVRLYEIRGRWPEAAGFVAWLCQVTKNRAIDDQRRRRVRQPLAAAAVDEGMAATDPAPGPTAVLERGRERRLLRTALARLSSLSREIVMLRDVQELSVREVAALLGVPVGTVKSRASRARVELAEEVLALGRERGRP, encoded by the coding sequence GTGGAGACACTCGACCTCGACACCCTGCTCGCCCGATGCCAGGACGGCGACGACCTGGCGTGGGAGGCGTTTGTCCGGAGGTTCCAGGGCCGGGTGTACGCCATCGCCAGCGGGTACGTCGTCGACCGAGATGAAGCGCGTGACCTGGCGCAGGACGTCTTCGTCCGCCTGTACGAGATCCGCGGACGATGGCCGGAGGCGGCGGGCTTCGTGGCGTGGCTGTGCCAGGTCACCAAGAACCGCGCCATCGACGACCAGCGCCGGCGCCGGGTCCGTCAGCCGCTGGCAGCGGCCGCCGTGGACGAGGGGATGGCTGCCACCGACCCTGCACCGGGCCCGACGGCCGTCCTCGAACGCGGCAGGGAACGGCGACTGCTGCGTACAGCTCTGGCCCGCCTCTCGTCGCTCAGCCGCGAGATCGTGATGCTGCGCGACGTGCAGGAGTTGTCCGTTCGCGAGGTCGCCGCACTGCTCGGCGTGCCGGTCGGCACGGTGAAATCGCGCGCGAGCCGCGCACGGGTCGAACTGGCCGAGGAAGTCCTCGCGCTCGGCCGCGAACGAGGCCGGCCATGA
- a CDS encoding alpha/beta hydrolase: MLLTPVSVTAQTLLTAQDVVALRAPQPTARIAYGDDAPQFGHLRLPDGAGPHPVVIFLHGGCWLAEYDIAHVGTLEQAIADEGYAVWSLEYRRVGDRGGGWPGTFLDVARGADHLRVLSTRYPLDLTRVVASGHSAGGQLALWLAARGALPDTTELWTADPLPIHGVLGLAPAADLEGLHRAGTCGGAVGRLMGGSPARRPERYRAGSPMQLVPIRAEQAVIVGAHDQTWSPAGRAYVERAREAGDTSVRLVEAPDSGHFELIVPTTTTWRLVRDTLRGLFDTLDR; this comes from the coding sequence ATGCTCCTCACGCCCGTCTCGGTGACCGCGCAGACACTGCTCACGGCGCAGGACGTCGTCGCGCTCCGCGCACCGCAGCCGACGGCGCGGATCGCGTACGGCGACGACGCCCCTCAGTTCGGGCACCTGAGGCTGCCCGATGGAGCCGGTCCCCATCCCGTCGTGATCTTCCTCCACGGCGGCTGCTGGCTCGCGGAGTACGACATCGCCCATGTCGGCACGCTCGAACAGGCGATCGCCGACGAGGGCTACGCGGTGTGGAGCCTCGAGTATCGCCGTGTCGGCGACCGCGGCGGCGGATGGCCCGGCACGTTCCTCGACGTCGCGCGCGGGGCCGACCACCTGCGCGTCCTCTCGACACGCTACCCGCTCGACCTCACTCGCGTGGTCGCGTCCGGACACTCGGCCGGCGGGCAGCTCGCGCTCTGGCTGGCGGCGCGCGGGGCGCTTCCCGACACGACCGAGCTGTGGACGGCCGACCCCCTGCCGATTCACGGCGTGCTCGGCCTGGCTCCGGCTGCCGACCTCGAGGGCCTGCACCGCGCGGGCACGTGCGGCGGTGCCGTCGGCCGCCTCATGGGCGGCTCGCCGGCCAGACGCCCCGAGCGCTATCGTGCGGGCTCGCCGATGCAGCTCGTGCCGATCCGCGCCGAGCAGGCCGTGATCGTCGGCGCGCACGACCAGACGTGGAGTCCGGCCGGCCGGGCGTACGTCGAACGGGCCCGAGAGGCCGGCGACACGAGCGTGCGGCTCGTCGAGGCACCCGACTCGGGCCACTTCGAGCTGATCGTCCCGACGACGACGACGTGGCGGCTCGTGCGAGACACCCTGCGAGGCCTGTTCGACACGCTCGACCGGTGA
- a CDS encoding ATP-binding protein, producing the protein MAVHYERITTAPAGSFFLFGVRGAGKSTWARATFPDAHLIDLLDDVLYHALLSTPGLLADALRALPPRQSVVIDEVQRVPALLNEVHRAIEASRRRFVLLGSSARRLKTASTNLLAGRAVVRTMFPLQPIELKRDFDLERILTYGSLPVVWQAADPRAALEAYVQLYVREEIRAEALARNLPAFLRFLPVSALFHGQVINVSGLARDAATSRTTIEGYLGILEDTLLAMRLPAFEGRLRARERRHPKLYWVDPGLVRAAKRQLGPLAQEERGALFEGWVLTLLRAHNEAGALFEEVSYWSPAQALGTEVDFVLRRGREYLAVEVKLQPRFAPGLLGGLQAIAGLPRLVRRVLVYRGRQRLRTADGIDVVPLEAFADMVAGGTLWP; encoded by the coding sequence ATGGCAGTCCACTACGAGCGGATCACGACGGCGCCGGCAGGCAGTTTCTTCCTGTTCGGCGTGCGCGGCGCGGGCAAGAGCACGTGGGCGCGCGCGACCTTCCCCGACGCGCACCTCATCGACCTGCTGGACGACGTTCTCTATCATGCCCTCCTGTCCACACCCGGCCTGCTCGCCGACGCGCTGCGCGCGCTGCCGCCGCGGCAGTCCGTCGTCATCGACGAAGTCCAGCGGGTCCCGGCGCTGCTCAACGAGGTGCACCGTGCCATCGAAGCGTCGAGACGTCGATTCGTGCTGCTCGGGTCGAGCGCCCGACGTCTGAAGACGGCGTCGACCAACCTGCTGGCCGGCCGTGCGGTCGTGCGGACCATGTTCCCGCTTCAGCCAATCGAGCTGAAGCGCGACTTCGACCTGGAGCGCATCCTCACCTACGGCAGCCTCCCGGTGGTGTGGCAGGCCGCCGATCCGCGCGCCGCCCTCGAGGCGTACGTGCAGTTGTACGTGCGTGAGGAGATTCGCGCAGAAGCGCTCGCCCGCAACCTTCCGGCCTTCCTGCGCTTCCTGCCCGTGTCGGCGCTGTTCCACGGGCAGGTGATCAACGTCTCCGGCCTGGCGCGGGACGCCGCCACGTCGAGGACCACCATCGAGGGATACCTGGGCATCCTGGAGGACACGCTCCTGGCGATGCGCCTGCCTGCGTTCGAAGGGCGACTCCGCGCGCGCGAACGCCGGCATCCGAAGCTGTACTGGGTCGATCCCGGCCTGGTGCGTGCCGCAAAGCGCCAACTCGGCCCTCTCGCGCAGGAGGAGCGTGGCGCCCTGTTCGAGGGCTGGGTGCTGACGCTGCTCCGCGCACACAACGAGGCTGGCGCCCTGTTCGAGGAGGTGTCCTACTGGTCGCCGGCCCAGGCGCTCGGGACCGAGGTGGACTTCGTGTTGCGCCGGGGGCGCGAGTACCTGGCCGTCGAGGTCAAGCTCCAACCTCGATTCGCTCCCGGGCTGCTCGGCGGCCTCCAGGCGATCGCCGGCCTGCCACGCCTGGTCCGCCGCGTGCTCGTCTATCGCGGCCGTCAGCGCCTTCGCACCGCAGACGGCATCGATGTCGTGCCGCTCGAGGCGTTCGCGGACATGGTCGCCGGTGGCACCCTCTGGCCGTGA